A part of Aspergillus flavus chromosome 1, complete sequence genomic DNA contains:
- a CDS encoding saponin hydrolase precursor, whose product MHVVASTTAFLGVVSTVAGVHHVNRDTSQQILKPPVPEPIVVTELPLPPVADSKEGSCTPEVSPHRTGCLLKSSQIQSGNFLPDNNHVLVSLNFSGAPAAPDPASIYNGTHLTLIKADGTNFPSGDPWKCITCGVPEENKVGSTELSPYPQAFLDGKRALIGTNIVDCGSALLSSSDCTPDKVHIYPIRWNVKADGSGSGGNIRELRLHPDNVHLGFNSFTFSNGQLGQFGYFSRLQFNPAPKTGEPRSARYDLVNVTRLYNPDSPQPISAKGNELLFNRSAIAVGELRGFTGRGKEVTYIGNPVESCNIDVFAADLTTGKVRRITDHPEYVDPMDVSPDDKWQVILDTRGTGRQMFMAGMRGIPPIIDLIATTVASSTRNNGPRRFFRPWLLDHDGDRGDYYGQQINGDGDGSPGSINDPNWNAGADPKWSHDGTRIAYFENLVVSPSCGGQNPLPCPNSTEPGGRVTRLMLAHLTSREPLDLEPVAPVSDEVPWGVPYVPESALPDRPFPAEGNYTLKGEVSGSASVSIIHDKTIPAAIKTIAVTYRNYSDDGLHVIAGSERFTNTVASMTINKVDWFSDLTSTGQVTGSKKTSPGGFHLEIDAMTNIFMANGTLTTTIDGKVWKQPANGT is encoded by the coding sequence ATGCATGTTGTCGCAAGTACCACTGCTTTTCTGGGCGTCGTTTCTACTGTTGCTGGGGTACACCATGTCAACAGAGACACCAGTCAACAGATCCTAAAACCACCTGTACCAGAGCCTATTGTCGTCACCGAGCTTCCCTTGCCTCCTGTCGCCGACAGTAAGGAGGGCTCTTGTACTCCCGAAGTTAGCCCTCACAGGACCGGTTGTCTACTCAAATCCTCCCAGATTCAGAGTGGAAATTTCCTTCCTGACAACAATCATGTCCTTGTCAGCTTAAACTTCTCAGGGgctccagcagctccagaTCCGGCTAGCATTTATAATGGTACCCATTTGACTCTGATAAAGGCTGATGGGACCAACTTTCCTAGTGGTGACCCATGGAAGTGTATTACCTGCGGCGTGccggaagaaaacaaggtcGGCAGCACAGAACTTTCGCCATATCCTCAGGCGTTTTTGGATGGCAAGAGGGCCTTAATTGGGACCAACATCGTTGATTGTGGCTCGGCGCTGCTTTCAAGTTCAGACTGTACACCGGATAAAGTGCATATCTACCCAATCCGCTGGAATGTCAAGGCAGATGGCTCAGGTTCCGGAGGGAATATACGAGAATTGCGCCTACATCCGGACAATGTGCACTTAGGGTTCAACTCCTTCACGTTCTCTAATGGTCAACTAGGACAGTTTGGCTACTTTAGTCGACTGCAGTTTAACCCAGCCCCGAAGACTGGCGAACCTCGCTCAGCCCGATATGATCTGGTTAACGTTACCAGACTCTATAACCCGGACAGCCCACAGCCTATCAGCGCAAAAGGCAACGAGTTATTGTTTAACCGATCGGCTATTGCCGTCGGTGAGCTTCGAGGATTTACCGGACGTGGCAAAGAAGTCACATATATCGGCAACCCTGTCGAGTCATGCAACATCGACGTATTCGCTGCCGACCTGACAACCGGAAAGGTCCGTCGGATTACAGATCACCCCGAGTATGTCGATCCGATGGATGTCTCTCCCGACGACAAGTGGCAAGTTATCCTCGATACCCGAGGGACCGGTCGACAGATGTTCATGGCCGGCATGCGCGGTATTCCACCGATCATCGACCTGATAGCTACTACGGTCGCATCCTCTACTCGCAACAACGGCCCTCGGCGATTTTTCCGACCTTGGCTCCTGGACCACGATGGGGACCGTGGAGACTACTATGGCCAGCAAATCAACGGGGACGGTGACGGCAGCCCGGGAAGCATCAACGACCCTAACTGGAACGCCGGGGCAGATCCAAAGTGGTCCCACGACGGCACGCGCATAGCATACTTCGAGAACCTGgttgtttctccttcttgtGGCGGACAGAACCCGCTGCCTTGCCCTAACTCCACTGAACCAGGTGGTCGTGTCACCCGCCTGATGCTTGCTCACCTGACCAGCCGCGAGCCGCTCGATCTTGAACCCGTTGCTCCTGTCTCTGATGAAGTTCCCTGGGGTGTTCCATACGTGCCCGAGAGTGCTCTACCAGACCGTCCCTTTCCAGCTGAAGGAAATTACACCTTGAAGGGAGAGGTGTCAGGCTCAGCTTCTGTGTCAATCATTCATGACAAGACCATTCCAGCAGCGATCAAAACTATCGCAGTCACCTATCGCAACTATTCCGATGATGGGTTGCATGTTATCGCAGGGTCTGAAAGATTCACCAATACTGTCGCATCCATGACAATAAACAAGGTCGACTGGTTTTCCGACCTTACGTCTACCGGACAAGTGACCGGAAGCAAGAAGACCAGTCCCGGTGGGTTCCATCTGGAGATTGATGCTATGACTAACATCTTCATGGCAAACGGAACCTTGAC
- a CDS encoding aldo/keto reductase, giving the protein MASTNVNIIFGAMTVGQAGLDGCRQTTPEEVKDVLDVFQRHGHSDIDTSRAYGNGTSESLLGESRWQERNLRIHTKVYPTANYGAIPDAYTLGAEDLRRALNRSLEALKTDSVDLWYLHAPDRNTPLEVSMQEVDKLHREGKFKRLGISNFMSWEVAQMCEICGRHGWIRPSVYQGIYNPLHRAIEAELLPCLRHYNIALYGFQPLAGGLLTGRYNLETTSFDAGARYDPNNKQSSTMNDRYWNKTTFAALEIIQAAAQKHGLTVAECAYRWLVHHSVLDKKHGDALIIGASSVKQLEGNLADSEKGPLPEDVVQAMAQAWQLIQEPIRKYWH; this is encoded by the exons ATGGCATCCACCAATGTTAATATCATCTTTGGGGCCATGACCGTCGGCCAAGCAG GGCTAGATGGCTGCCGACAAACCACGCCTGAAGAAGTTAAAGACGTTCTAGATGTCTTCCAACGACATGGACACAGCGACATCGACACTTCCCGCGCCTACGGCAACGGCACCTCTGAATCTCTCCTCGGGGAAAGTCGTTGGCAGGAGAGGAACTTACGCATACACACGAAAGTATATCCAACAGCAAACTACGGGGCAATTCCCGATGCTTACACGCTCGGAGCTGAAGATCTGCGACGAGCACTCAACCGAAGTCTTGAAGCGCTAAAGACGGACAGTGTGGACCTCTGGTACCTTCACGCGCCGGACCGCAACACACCGCTCGAAGTCTCAATGCAAGAGGTGGACAAATTACATCGTGAAGGAAAATTCAAACGTCTTGGAATCAGTAATTTCATGTCCTGGGAAGTCGCCCAGATGTGTGAAATTTGCGGCCGTCATGGTTGGATTCGTCCCTCAGTCTACCAAGGCATCTACAACCCCCTTCACCGAGCGATTGAGGCTGAGTTGCTTCCCTGCCTTCGTCATTACAATATTGCTCTATATGGCTTTCAACCCTTGGCAGGTGGCCTACTTACCGGTCGTTACAATCTTGAGACGACCTCCTTTGACGCCGGTGCACGGTACGATCCCAACAATAAGCAAAGCTCTACGATGAATGACCGCTACTGGAACAAGACGACATTCGCGGCACTAGAGATTATTCAAGCAGCTGCTCAAAAACATGGTCTCACCGTTGCTGAGTGCGCTTACCGTTGGCTGGTACACCACTCTGTCTTGGATAAAAAGCACGGCGATGCCTTGATCATCGGAGCGAGCAGTGTCAAGCAATTAGAAGGTAATTTGGCTGATTCAGAGAAAGGACCTCTTCCTGAGGATGTAGTGCAAGCGATGGCGCAGGCATGGCAGCTCATACAGGAGCCGATCCGAAAATACTGGCATTAG
- a CDS encoding permease of the major facilitator superfamily, whose protein sequence is MAGPAETPHDDITTVEDPQGPRNQGKEKAARFLAEVDEGERTFTPEEEKGVLKRIDRRLLPLLLGAYFFQQLDKSTLSYVSIFGLVEDTNLHGQQYSWLGSILYLAQLVMQPVAALLLVKLPTGKLIGTAIFLWGSSLAIMAACTDFPSLLGLRFTLGAFEAMIAPSCVAVTQMWWRRGEQTLRTAYWNGMNGVTFVVGSLFTYGLGHIHSNTLYSYQIIFMFCGLLTVAFSLVVLIFMPDSPMEARCLNHREKIIAVERLRANQMGVVSREWRWDHVWETLYDMKTWCWFFLIVAISIPSGGISTFGNLIIKSFGYGSFETILFNIPFGVIQVIAIVGGGWLATRFQRKGLVIVGFAIVSAIGTLLMIVVPREQKGVLLFGYYLVSFLAGITPLVYAWEAQNTAGDTKRKCTSAVVLIGMCAGNVIGPQLYSTSQAPLYRPGLISNLILFIIVGVFAILTNLYLIYLNRKHAQRRLDLGKSAQVVDESMLRKEKVGKAVELEDVNAVPQQNQAEDKGFSDTTDLKNEDFIYVY, encoded by the exons ATGGCAGGTCCAGCAGAAACACCACATGACGATATCACCACGGTCGAAGACCCCCAAGGGCCTCGTAACCAGGgcaaggaaaaggcagcGCGGTTCCTTGCTGAGGTCGACGAGGGTGAACGGACCTTCAcgccagaagaagagaagggtgTTCTTAAACGAATTGATCGCCGTCTGCTACCCCTGCTTCTGGGCGCGTACTTCTTCCAACAACTCGACAAATCCACGCTCTCCTATGTCTCCATTTTTGGGCTAGTTGAGGACACGAATCTCCATGGACAGCAGTACTCATGGCTCGGATCGATTCTTTATTTGGCCCAGCTGGTCATGCAACCTGTGGCAGCGCTGCTGCTTGTCAAGCTTCCCACAGGAAAACTGATCGGAACGGCGATATTCTTGTGGGGGAGCTCTTTGGCTATCATGGCCGCGTGTACGGACTTTCCTAGTCTGCTTGGGCTGAGGTTTACCTTGGGGGCGTTCGAAGCGATGATAG CGCCTTCATGTGTGGCCGTAACGCAGATGTGGTGGAGACGAGGCGAACAGACTCTACGGACGGCCTATTGGAATGGAATGAACGGCGTGACGTTCGTC GTCGGAAGTCTTTTCACATACGGATTGGGTCATATCCACAGCAACACGCTCTATTCCTATCAG ATTATCTTCATGTTCTGCGGTCTACTTACTGTCGCCTTTTCTctcgtcgtcctcatcttcatgccAGACTCACCCATGGAAGCCAGGTGTCTCAACCACCGTGAAAAGATCATCGCTGTAGAGCGCCTCCGCGCAAACCAGATGGGCGTTGTCTCCCGCGAATGGCGCTGGGACCACGTCTGGGAGACGCTCTATGATATGAAAACCTGGTGTTGGTTTTTCCTGATCGTGGCCATCTC AATCCCAAGTGGTGGTATCAGCACATTCGGCAACCTTATCATCAAATCCTTCGGATACGGTTCATTCGAGaccattctcttcaacatccccttTGGCGTAATCCAGGTCATCGCCATCGTAGGCGGAGGCTGGCTGGCTACCCGGTTCCAGCGCAAGGGACTCGTCATTGTTGGGTTCGCAATTGTGTCTGCTATCGGgacattgttgatgattgtTGTACCCCGGGAGCAGAAGggggttcttcttttcgggTACTATTTG GTATCCTTCCTGGCAGGTATCACTCCCCTAGTATATGCATGGGAAGCACAAAATACCGCCGGAGATACAAAGCGAAAATGTACCTCCGCGGTTGTATTGATTGGAATGTGCGCCGGGAAT GTAATCGGTCCCCAACTATACTCAACATCACAAGCGCCATTGTACCGTCCGGGATTGATCTCGAACCTGATCTTATTCATCATTGTCGGCGTGTTTGCTAT TCTGACGAATCTGTACCTCATCTACCTGAATCGGAAGCATGCTCAGCGGAGACTGGATCTCGGCAAATCAGCCCAGGTGGTGGACGAATCTATgctgaggaaggagaaggtgggTAAGGCGGTTGAACTCGAGGATGTCAATGCTGTTCCTCAGCAGAACCAAGCTGAGGATAAGGGGTTTTCAGACACAACGGATCTCAAGAATGAGGATTTCATATATGTGTACTAG
- a CDS encoding putative NAD binding Rossmann fold oxidoreductase produces the protein MTKAEPKMKKYALIGTGGRAMFFYTAIVRDFGSTAQLVAFCDTNNTRLAYANSRIEALGHSAVPTYLAQDFDRMIDETRPDEIIVTTIDRTHHKYIIRALERGCNVVTEKPMTIDAPRCRQIIDAVDRTQGQVRVTFNYRYAPHNTKIAELLNSGAIGDVNSVYFEWMLNTSHGADYFRRWHRDKRNSGGLLVHKSTHHFDLVNFWLRTKPETVVAMGDLRFYGKENAERRGETKFYSRARGSDVAKEDPFALDLESNEQLKALYADAEWEDGYYRDQSVFGDGINIEDTMGVMVRYQTGAVLTYSLTAYAPWEGFRVNFNGSKGRLEVEVVEQSYVNSGGEQALEGALESRTILLRPLLGKPVEIEVPTGEGGHGGGDPQLLQDLFGTRSSDPLNRAASHLDGAWSIATGIAANESMRTGQVVRVNEVLQL, from the coding sequence ATGACCAAGGCAGAGCCCAAGATGAAAAAATATGCCTTAATCGGAACCGGCGGCCGCGCCATGTTCTTCTATACAGCCATCGTGCGCGACTTCGGCAGCACCGCCCAGCTGGTCGCTTTCTGCGACACGAACAACACTCGCCTGGCCTACGCAAACAGTCGCATCGAGGCACTAGGCCACAGTGCCGTTCCTACATATCTAGCCCAGGACTTTGACCGCATGATCGACGAGACTCGCCCGGACGAAATCATCGTGACCACCATCGACCGCACGCACCACAAGTACATCATCCGCGCCTTAGAACGTGGCTGCAATGTCGTCACCGAGAAACCAATGACGATTGATGCGCCGCGGTGTCGACAGATCATCGATGCCGTTGACCGCACCCAGGGACAGGTGCGAGTTACCTTTAACTATCGGTATGCACCGCATAATACCAAGATCGCGGAGCTGTTGAACTCGGGGGCGATCGGAGATGTGAACTCCGTGTACTTTGAGTGGATGTTGAATACCTCGCATGGTGCGGACTATTTCCGTCGTTGGCATCGGGATAAGCGGAACAGTGGAGGGTTGTTGGTGCATAAGTCTACGCATCACTTTGATCTGGTTAACTTCTGGTTGCGGACGAAGCCAGAGACGGTGGTTGCCATGGGTGATTTGCGATTTTATGGGAAGGAGAATGCTGAGCGTCGGGGTGAAACAAAATTTTACTCTCGTGCCCGTGGTAGTGATGTGGCGAAGGAGGATCCTTTTGCTCTGGACTTGGAGAGCAATGAGCAGCTTAAGGCCCTGTACGCGGATGCTGAATGGGAGGATGGGTACTATCGGGATCAGAGTGTGTTTGGAGATGGCATCAATATTGAGGATACCATGGGGGTGATGGTGCGGTATCAGACCGGAGCGGTGTTGACATACAGTCTCACTGCGTATGCGCCCTGGGAAGGGTTCCGGGTGAACTTCAATGGGAGCAAGGGTAGACTGGAGGttgaggtggtggagcaGTCGTATGTGAACTCTGGAGGAGAGCAAGCCTTGGAGGGCGCGCTGGAGAGTCGGACCATTCTCCTGCGGCCCTTGTTGGGCAAGCCTGTGGAAATCGAGGTTCCAACGGGCGAAGGGGGTCATGGCGGTGGTGACCCCCAATTGCTACAAGATCTCTTTGGCACCCGATCCTCAGATCCGCTGAACAGAGCTGCGTCACATCTTGATGGGGCATGGTCAATTGCGACGGGCATTGCGGCGAATGAGTCCATGCGCACCGGGCAGGTGGTACGTGTAAATGAGGTGCTGCAGTTGTAA
- a CDS encoding uncharacterized protein (expressed protein) produces LLPIINASSTLGRLVPGYLSQIVGSFNDLVPFSVISGGLILCLLAVHSQGALLVFCVLYGCFSGSFVSLTGPVLVCLSPHVGVIGTRMGMCFTILSIALLVGTPISGAILDASGANPTWIFSGCLTLAGGIILAIARMAKTSGRAFVKA; encoded by the coding sequence CTGCTCCCAATAATCAATGCATCATCAACCCTCGGACGTCTGGTTCCGGGCTACCTTTCTCAAATCGTGGGATCTTTCAACGACTTAGTGCCATTCTCTGTCATATCTGGTGGTCTGATACTTTGCCTACTCGCAGTGCACTCCCAGGGGGCCTTGTTGGTATTTTGTGTTCTGTACGGGTGCTTCTCGGGATCCTTTGTTTCGTTAACAGGCCCGGTCTTGGTTTGCCTTTCCCCACATGTTGGTGTGATAGGTACTCGCATGGGAATGTGCTTTACTATCTTGAGCATTGCATTGCTGGTTGGGACTCCTATTTCTGGTGCAATTCTGGATGCTTCTGGTGCCAATCCGACCTGGATCTTTAGCGGGTGTTTGACACTGGCCGGAGGGATTATACTTGCCATTGCACGAATGGCCAAGACGTCTGGGAGAGCTTTTGTCAAGGCTTGA